A DNA window from Flammeovirga agarivorans contains the following coding sequences:
- a CDS encoding efflux RND transporter permease subunit, protein MINKIVRFFLYNRIVTIVMLLLVVFWGLMHSPFKTKINNYIPYDPVSVDAIPDIGDNQQIVFTNWSGRSPQDIEDQITYPLTTSLLGIPGVKSIRSNSMFGFSTINIIFKDDIEFYFGRTRILEKINSLSPGTLPEGVQPTLGPDATAVGQVFWYTLEGRDEEGNPTGGWDLEELRTTQDFLVKYALMSADGVAEVASVGGHVKEYQIDVDPNALKAYGVTLQQVMNAVRNSNLDVGARTIEVNNTEYFVRGIGYIKNLSDLEESVVKVNANIPIRIKDVAKVLEGPAVRRGILDKEGAEAVGGVVTARFGANPMLVVDHVKDKIKDIQNGLPQKVLEDGTVSKMTIVPFYDRSVLIKETLGTLNEALTQEILITVIVVLIMVWNLRASMLISSLLPIAVLMVFIIMKYMGIVANIVSLSGIAIAIGTMVDIGIVMSENLIKHLEYREDRKLVDLIYDSTAEVSGAIVTAVATTVVSFIPVFTLQASEGKLFTPLAFTKTFALCASVVVALVFLPMFAYYFFRSNEKSKGRLLLQICFFIFGIWLLFYSKVSLGIGVILITSYNIFGEYIKGFLPQGSYDKIRSILVALVITYLLAIDWLPLGAQESTFKNVIFVGGLITLILGGFQLFIYLYPKLLAKCLENKVSFLTLIFIVVFSGISAWLGFPKLFSPFTDVGKKLGVDITQTSAYKNMSALFPGIGSEFMPSLSEGSFLLMPTTMPNAGISEVKKNLQLMDMAVKSIPEISSVVGKAGRTQSPLDPAPISMYENIINYKNEYKVDENGTRLRFKINSEGEYVRDEKGKLIEDPDGQYFRQWRDHIQSTDDIWNEIVKVSSLPGLTSAPKLQPIETRLIMTQTGMRAPMGIKVYGPDLATIESFGLQLEQLLKEVPSVKKEAVFADRIVGKPYLEIEIDRQKIARYGMNIRDMQMLLEMVIGGMPLTYTVEGRERFPVRMRYAREYRDNPDVLKKFLVNVPLGIQVPLEELADINYVAGPQSIKSEDTFLTGYVLLDKKEGFSEVQVVDQSMEYLQSKINSGKLVVPKGVSFKFSGNYENQLRATKRLSFVMPICLMLIFFILYLQFKSVRTTFMVFSGIAVAFSGGFLMLWLYSKPGFLDVTILGTNMQDLFNVGSVNLSVAVWVGFIALFGIATDDGVLIATYLDQSFSRHQPKTIAGIRKAVLEGGMRRIRPSLMTTATTLLAFIPILTSTGRGADIMKPMAIPGFGGMTVALLTLFVVPTLYCAVEEASLLKSKR, encoded by the coding sequence ATGATTAATAAAATTGTTCGTTTCTTTCTATACAATAGAATAGTAACGATAGTGATGTTGTTGTTGGTTGTTTTTTGGGGATTAATGCATAGCCCATTTAAAACTAAAATCAATAACTATATTCCATACGATCCAGTATCAGTAGATGCGATTCCTGATATTGGAGACAATCAACAAATAGTTTTTACCAATTGGTCTGGAAGATCTCCTCAAGATATTGAAGATCAAATTACCTATCCATTAACAACGAGTTTGTTAGGTATTCCGGGAGTAAAGAGTATCCGTAGTAATTCTATGTTTGGGTTCTCTACAATCAATATCATTTTTAAAGATGACATTGAATTTTACTTTGGTAGAACAAGAATCCTTGAAAAAATAAATAGTTTATCCCCTGGAACTTTACCAGAAGGAGTACAACCAACATTGGGCCCTGATGCCACCGCTGTAGGTCAGGTTTTTTGGTATACCCTTGAAGGTAGAGATGAGGAGGGGAACCCAACAGGTGGTTGGGATCTGGAAGAATTGAGAACCACACAAGACTTTCTAGTTAAATATGCATTAATGTCGGCCGATGGAGTTGCTGAAGTTGCCTCTGTTGGAGGGCATGTTAAGGAATATCAGATTGATGTGGATCCTAATGCATTAAAGGCTTATGGTGTAACCTTACAGCAAGTAATGAATGCTGTGCGTAATTCTAATTTAGATGTTGGTGCAAGAACTATCGAAGTCAACAATACAGAGTATTTCGTAAGAGGTATTGGCTACATCAAAAACCTAAGTGATTTAGAGGAATCAGTTGTTAAGGTAAATGCAAATATTCCCATCAGAATTAAGGATGTCGCTAAAGTTTTAGAAGGTCCAGCAGTACGTAGAGGAATCTTAGATAAAGAAGGAGCCGAAGCTGTTGGAGGAGTTGTCACCGCCCGTTTTGGAGCCAACCCTATGCTTGTTGTAGACCATGTGAAAGATAAAATTAAAGATATCCAAAATGGTTTGCCACAGAAAGTACTAGAAGATGGAACGGTAAGTAAGATGACTATCGTACCATTCTATGACCGTTCGGTTTTAATCAAAGAAACTTTAGGGACGCTAAATGAGGCTTTAACACAGGAAATACTAATTACTGTGATAGTAGTTCTAATTATGGTTTGGAACTTACGCGCTTCTATGTTGATTTCAAGCTTGTTACCTATAGCTGTGCTGATGGTATTTATCATCATGAAATACATGGGGATCGTTGCTAATATTGTGTCTTTAAGTGGTATAGCTATTGCCATAGGGACGATGGTGGATATAGGTATTGTTATGTCTGAAAATCTGATCAAACATTTAGAATACCGAGAGGACAGGAAGCTAGTAGATTTAATTTATGATTCAACAGCAGAGGTATCTGGTGCTATTGTGACGGCGGTGGCCACAACAGTAGTTAGTTTTATACCTGTATTTACGCTGCAAGCTTCAGAAGGGAAGTTATTTACACCTTTGGCTTTTACAAAGACCTTTGCATTGTGTGCATCTGTTGTCGTTGCCTTGGTTTTTCTACCCATGTTTGCTTATTATTTTTTTAGATCAAATGAGAAGAGTAAAGGTCGTTTATTACTCCAAATTTGCTTTTTCATATTTGGAATCTGGCTTTTATTTTATTCTAAAGTAAGCCTCGGAATTGGGGTGATCTTAATTACATCTTACAATATCTTTGGTGAGTATATAAAAGGCTTCTTACCTCAAGGGTCATATGATAAAATAAGAAGCATACTTGTCGCATTAGTAATTACGTATTTATTAGCCATAGATTGGTTGCCATTGGGTGCTCAAGAAAGTACGTTTAAAAATGTAATATTCGTTGGAGGGTTAATTACTTTAATTCTTGGAGGCTTCCAGTTATTTATCTATTTATATCCAAAGTTATTAGCTAAATGTTTAGAGAATAAAGTATCCTTTTTAACGCTAATTTTTATAGTTGTTTTTTCTGGCATTTCAGCATGGTTGGGCTTTCCTAAGTTGTTTTCTCCATTTACTGATGTAGGTAAGAAGTTAGGAGTAGATATTACTCAAACTTCAGCATATAAAAATATGAGTGCTTTATTTCCGGGTATTGGATCTGAATTTATGCCTTCATTATCCGAAGGAAGTTTCCTATTAATGCCTACAACAATGCCGAATGCTGGTATTTCTGAAGTCAAGAAAAACCTTCAGTTGATGGATATGGCTGTAAAAAGTATCCCAGAGATTTCATCTGTTGTGGGTAAAGCAGGAAGAACTCAATCACCTTTAGATCCTGCACCTATATCAATGTATGAGAATATAATCAACTATAAAAACGAATACAAAGTTGATGAAAATGGGACCCGCCTTAGATTTAAAATAAATAGTGAAGGGGAGTATGTAAGGGATGAAAAAGGGAAACTAATCGAAGATCCTGATGGACAATATTTCCGACAGTGGAGAGATCATATTCAATCTACTGATGATATTTGGAATGAAATTGTAAAAGTTTCGTCTCTACCTGGTCTAACATCTGCTCCAAAATTACAGCCTATTGAGACAAGGCTGATTATGACCCAAACAGGCATGAGAGCCCCGATGGGTATAAAAGTATACGGTCCCGATTTGGCTACGATTGAATCGTTCGGATTGCAATTAGAACAGTTACTCAAAGAGGTGCCTTCGGTTAAAAAAGAAGCAGTCTTTGCCGATCGAATAGTAGGTAAGCCTTATTTAGAAATAGAGATCGACCGTCAGAAAATAGCTCGATATGGAATGAATATCAGAGACATGCAAATGTTATTGGAGATGGTTATTGGAGGTATGCCATTAACTTATACTGTTGAAGGCAGAGAACGTTTTCCTGTAAGAATGAGATATGCTCGAGAGTATCGAGACAATCCAGATGTACTTAAAAAGTTTTTGGTGAATGTTCCCCTAGGAATTCAAGTCCCTTTGGAAGAACTAGCTGACATCAATTATGTGGCAGGGCCTCAGAGTATTAAAAGCGAGGATACTTTTCTTACTGGCTATGTGCTATTAGATAAAAAAGAAGGCTTTTCTGAAGTGCAAGTTGTTGATCAGTCGATGGAATACCTTCAGTCAAAAATTAATTCAGGGAAGTTGGTAGTACCAAAAGGAGTGAGTTTTAAATTTTCTGGGAACTATGAAAACCAACTAAGGGCTACCAAACGATTGTCTTTTGTGATGCCTATCTGTTTGATGTTGATTTTCTTTATTCTCTATCTTCAGTTTAAATCCGTTCGAACCACATTTATGGTATTTTCTGGTATCGCTGTAGCTTTTAGTGGAGGTTTCTTGATGCTTTGGCTTTATAGTAAACCGGGCTTCTTGGATGTCACCATATTAGGGACAAATATGCAAGACTTATTTAATGTGGGATCAGTAAATCTAAGTGTTGCGGTGTGGGTTGGTTTTATTGCACTATTTGGTATAGCTACCGATGATGGGGTTTTGATCGCTACCTATTTAGATCAATCTTTTTCTAGACATCAACCTAAAACAATTGCCGGAATAAGAAAAGCTGTTTTAGAAGGAGGAATGAGGAGAATTCGACCGAGTTTAATGACAACTGCAACTACTCTTCTTGCTTTTATTCCAATTCTTACTTCAACAGGACGAGGAGCAGATATCATGAAACCAATGGCTATTCCAGGTTTTGGAGGAATGACAGTTGCCTTATTAACTCTATTTGTTGTTCCTACATTATACTGTGCAGTAGAAGAAGCGAGTTTATTGAAAAGTAAAAGATAA